A window of Achromobacter seleniivolatilans genomic DNA:
CTCCGGCTGATATGTGCTGCTAGCAATTGCACGCTCACCCGCAATGAGTGTCGGCGGTCGATTCGAGGGCGTGATCAGCGCGAAGGCGAGGATGCCGGCGACAAAGGCGCCGGCAGTCCGCCACCATGACGCGGGGGTAGCGGCGCGGTTGATGAAATTCCGACGTACCCAGGCCTGCGCAAAGCGATCGGCACGCCGCACCGAACGATAGGATCTGCCGATCTGCGTCCTTTCGGTCTGTGCATCGCGGGGCGCTACATAAAAGCGATACTCCTCACCTTCTTGTACCACCTCCGCGCAAATCTTCGAGAAGCCTTCTTGGCTCCGAATTTCGGCTCGATAGGGAGAAGTTTTGAGTTGCTCATGAACAAGATAGCCCGGCCATTGAGAGACGGACAATGTCCAGGCGGTTTGGGGTGCGGTCATAACTATGTTCCTACGATTTAGCGGCGCCTGGAGCGGCACCAGGCTCACCAGCTTCAGCCAGTGCTTCGCGAATTTTCTGATCCTCCGACGCCTGCATTATTCGAAGCTGCTCTGCAGCGAAGTGATCGAAGTCGCTGTCTTCGGTAATTGCTTCAGGCGGTGGAACGAGCGGCACGACCTCTGGCTCAAGCGTCTGGCGGGCCATCGTCCAAACATCCTTAGACTTCCACATCTGATCCTGATGATCGTCGTCCACGCCGTTGACCCATGCGTCGAACTCTTCTTTGAACCCTCTAACCACCTCGGCGACGAAGATGATTGGCATCTTGGTTCCAACTTCGCCCCGCTCTCGGTCCTTGTCGTGCACCTCGCACAAAGGCAGGAAGCCTTCTTCGAGACTGAGCCTTTCGAACGGGTGCTGGCCCATAACCGCCACGGCGGATTCAGCGTGGGGGGTATGTCTGCCGTGAGTGTCCAGAACAAAGAAGAGGATGCGATCCATAGGCCGGAGCCACACATAACGCCATGATCCAATCTTTGATGAACGACCGGCGAGCTGCTGAAGCTCAAAGAGGAAGGTGTATTCCCAATGGTGCATTTGAAGCAACTGCTTCACCGAAGTGTGGTCCCGGTATCTGTCGAACATTTCTTGCACGATGGGCAAATCTAAACGCGCCATGCCCTCGCGTGTGCCATATGCTGACCAGTTCAAAGCCCGGACAACCTGTTCGGCCTCTGCACGTCCCTCGGCGCCGTTGAATGCACCGGGAGCTAACAAGGCAAACATGGCCTTGCCGACGCTGCTCAAACGATCGACGAACGCACGATCCGCGTTCCTTGCGTCCACCGCCAAATCGACGATCTGTCGGCCAAGATACTTGCTATGACGAATGCGCTCGACCTTACCGCCAGGTCCAGGCACTTCGATGAATGTGTAGCTGGCCAAGTATTGACTAAAGCGTTCTTCGTTGAGACGCCTGCCCGGCTCAATCGCCGGTACACCATTAACCTTCGCCCGCTGAAGGACTTCCATCGGAGATACCTGTCGGCGCCACCGTTTAAGCTTGTCCTGGACCAGCTGCTTCTGAATGCACGCGATAGGCGCGATATCAGTTGTGAAGTGCATAAGCTCCCGCACAAGGAGTTCAGGCGACATCTTGCGTTGGAGATTCTGCGACCTGGTGCGTCGCAGGAACAACCTCGCGCCGATGAGCAGCACCCATCCCGTCAACACGACAGACAGAGGACGTAGCGCGGTGTGCGCATAGCTAATCCAGTCAATGAAGCCAATTCGCGTTGGGAAGCGCCGCGCCAGCCGATACATGGCCTCGAGGTCAAAGGCGACCTGCTGCGTGTAGTCGAAAGGCAACCAGCCCCACGGCCTTCCCAACAAGTGGAACCATGGCGCCGTGTAGAACACGATGCGATTGCTGGCTACGAGCCATAGTGTGGAGCCGAGGACAAGGGCGATGCCACAAAGGGCCACAATCCAGAAAGCAATCGAATCCTGTTCCTTCTCACCTCTTCCCCGTGCCATTACTCGAAGCGCCCCGTGGCGACCATGCGCTGATATGCCGCCCACACCTTGCGCACGTAGACCTTCTGAATCTCACGGATTCGGGTGTCTGCGGTCGGCACAGGCAACGCGCCACCGTGGTGATAGACGGCGACGCTGCACCAGACAGCGTCCGAATCGCGAAAGCCGCCTTTTATGCATCGATTCATTTCACTTCGCAGTGCGTAGGCGGCAGACATGATTCCTTGGCACATGTTGTTCCGCAGCGTGTCCAGCGGAATCCCGTACTTCTCGACCATGTACTTTGCCCAAGAGTTGGTGTTGAGCTGCCCGACGCCTATGTCGCGCGTGTCATTCCGATTCACACCTACGACGCCTGCTTTACCGCCGGATTCCACCTTGAAGATCGCCAGGAGAATGTCGGAGCGAAGCTGATAGCGCCCCGTGGCTTCCTTCAGGCAATCGGCGGGCATCCGCGCAGGCAGCGCTATTCGCGCGGTTGCCCCCTTTGCTTCTTGAGCTACGACCGGGGTCGAGATCGCTGCTAAGCCACCTACCGTCAGGCACAGTGCGATAAGCGTAGAGGAGGTGAGTTGTTTGATCATCTCGAGAACGCTCAGGAGGAAAACAGAAATGCCCAACGGTCGCGATGCGCAAAGAACTCGCGAGCCGAGAGCAGCCGGCGTTCGTCAATTTGCGCCTGGTAGATTGCGTGATGGACAAAGAGGCTTAGCCCCAGCGCGGTGATGGAGAGGCCAATAATGATCACGGCCACCGGGACGTACGCCAAGTAGCGGAGAGTGACGACACCGAAGACGCTCACCGAAAGGAAGATGATCGAAAGCAAGAGCGCGACGAACTTGGCGCGCACGATTGCCCGACGCTGCTGGCGAAGTTGGGGTTCGGTCCACCCGTTGGCCCGGTACAGGCTCTCAAAGGCGGAGGCCGAATCGGGCGCATCGATGAAGTTGGAGTCAGATTCAAGATCAGGCTTCATGGCCATAGTGCGCCCAAGCGTGCGGAGCGTCCCACGCAAGCGCTTCATGGACTTTCCCGCCTCCCGATAGGGACGCGACACTATTTTCGCCGTTCCAATAACCCCTCGCATGGCGAGTCCGCGGCGTCGCTTGGTTGGCGCCGCAGCCTTCGCTTGCACAAATTCAGTTTCTTCAGTCGAGACTGGCTTATTGGTCGTCATAACGTTCCGTTTCAAGGGCGGTGGCCAGGCGTGCGAGGGTGGATGGCTTGAGCAGGTCCGAATAGACGCGGGCTTGGGCTAGAAGCTGCTGCCAAGCGCCCGACAGCGCCAAGGCGGGGAGCAGCCGCGGGCGCCGGTGCTCCACAGCCTGCAAGATCTGAAGGATCGCGCGTCCACTGAGCTTCGGCAGAAGCCGGCTGTCGACCTTCTTCAGGTATGCGGCAACGCGTACATCGGACATCGAATCCTTAGACGCAAACCACATAACAAATCGCTCGACTGCTCTCGCTTCGATGCCCGCTCGCCCGAGAGGGGGCGGGGTACTGAAGAGGATCTTTGCCAGTTGAGTGTCAAAGATGGCACTTCCCGCGGGGGGCGCCTGAGTGGGATGTTGCCGCCCTGCACTTGCTATTGTCATCATTCGCCGCCTCCCGCAATGTATTTCAGTATGTTTGATTATACTAATTCATTCTTTCGGAGGCGGAAAAAGTGGCAATTATCAGGAACGAGGGCGGTGCCCGGGCTCCACGGATTCCTGACGACGTCGTCGATCAGGTTAAATTGCGCGCCGACGAGAACATCGTCGATGTGATCGGTGAGGCTGTCGCTCTTCGAAAAGCAGGCAACAGCTACGTGGGACTTTGCCCGTTCCACTCTGAGAAGTCGCCATCGTTCAACGTAGTCCCAGGAAAGGGCTTCTTTTTTTGCCATGGCTGCGGGGCGAAAGGTCGCGCGGTCGAGTTTCAGCAGCAGTACTTCGGTATGCCCTTTCCCGACGTGATCCGTGAGTTCGCGGGCAGATTCGGCATTCGGATACCAGCAGACGGCAGCGCATCGCGAGTCCCCCCCCAATCGCCAACTGGTCTCCGCCGGCCGCCGGCGCCTGTCGACCAGGATGTTCGCCCTTCCGTTTCGAGTGAAAGACGCGATTCCCTTTCGGCCGTTTTGGGCGAGGCGCTCGAGTTCTTTCGTGGCCCAGCAAATCACGACCGTCCGATGTCCGCATCTTTGCGGACTTGGGCCGAAACGCGGTGCCTAACGGATGAATCTCTCGCACGCTTCGAAATTGGCATCACCTCACGGGGATGGCAAGGGCTACGTGAAGCCTTCGGGAGCCGATATGACACCGACCAAAGGCTCCTGGATGCCGACCTCGTCCGCGAAACGGACGATAAGACTCGGCGATATGACACTTTTCGAGATCGCGTCATGTTCCCGGTCCGGGATGTCGACGGTACTCTCGTGGGATTCGGCGGGCGTCGCCTTCAAGATGACGAAAAAAACGAGCGCACACCTAAGTACTTGAACACCGGCACCACTGACATCTTTCACAAAGGGCACCTGCTGTATGGACTGAATCTCGCAACGCAATCCATTGAAGACCGGGGCTATGCACTGGTTGTGGAAGGCTACATGGACGTTGTTGTGCTCGCCCAGTGGGGATTCCCGAATACGGTGGCCAGCTTAGGAACCGCATTCCGCGGCAGCCACTTGAACCTGCTGCGTGGCTACACATCCGAGGTTGTGTATTTATTTGACGGTGATGCCGCTGGCGAAAGGGCAATGTGGCGCGCTGTCAAGGAATCGCTCCCGTACGCCGATCGAGTCAACTTTCGGTTCATCACGCTAGACGGCCAAGATCCGGACGAATGGGTGCGTTCGGTCGGCCCGGATGCTGTGCATGACGCAATTGTCCATGCTGAGACCCTTGCCCCATACTTCTTGCGTCGAGTTCGTGAAATGCTCGCTCAGGATGGTGCCAAGGCGACAGAGTCCACCGCGCCGGACACCGGGCAGCAGCGCCCCGGCAGCTTCGGACATCAAGATCGCACACAGGAGTTCAAGGGGCTGGTATCCCTCATCCCGCAGCGGTCCCACCTACGCCAATTCTTGGATCGAGAGGTCGATCGCATTCTCGCACCGGCACCGGAGTCCAAGCGTACGAATGCTGTCGAGCAGAGCCAATTGGCAGAGTTGCCGGCGGAAAAGCGGCTCGCCATTGCAGCCATGCTCCAACCCAACTTAGCTCTGCAAGTCCGGCCCGCCCTCCTCGCCCTACTGCCCAATGGCCACCCGGCCTGCGGTCGGATCATTGATCTGTACGACAGAGGGATAGAGCAAGGCCGTGCCCATGGCCAGCCTGCACGGCCTCCTGCTGACCTGGCATGGGCGCGTGTTACGCTTACACACACACCCGAACTGTTAACCGAGTTGCTCGCGCCCACGGAAAGTCCGCATCAGGTCGATCAGACCAGAACTCGGGATCGCTCGGCACCCAGCCAGTGAAGCCAAAGCGCGAGCTTATGACGAGCCCCGAATGGCCACAAAGACACGCCCCCTTTCTCTCGAAAAAGTCGACAAAGAACTTGCTCAGCTGAACGCCCAGCGCGCAAAGCTGATCCAGACCCAGCAGGATGCGATCCTGCATCAAATTCGCATGTACGTCGCGAAGGCGCTGGAATGTGGGATCTCGCCAAAGCAGTTGGCAGAGGAAGTCGGGGCTATCACCCGAAAGAAAAGCCAAGCGGCCGACGGAAAGCCCCGACGCGGGCGTCGCCCGCTTGGAATCACCAAAGGGATGCGGCAATCCTTGTCGAAGCGCCCCGTTCCGATGAAATATGTGTCGCCTGAAGGTCAGGAATGGAGCGGCTTGGGGCGTGCGCCTGCTTGGATTGCCCCGTATGAGAAGGAAGATCGCAAGCAGTTTCTCATAGCGAGCCCGCCTTCCACGACAGCCGCCGATAGCTGATCAACCACGCTCTCGTGCGTAGTCCCGAGCCGATTCGGCCGGCTCCGCCTCGTCACCGCTGTGGGCGGCGCCGGCATCGAGCAGCGCAAACTGAGCCATCGCTTCATCACGCGACATTGCCCCAGAACTGCTTTCATTGACCGCAGACGGGGTGATTATCGGCAAGGTTTCTGGCTCGACGCTGGGGCTCGCCGCGGCGCCTTCATCCGCGGTGACCACCGTATCGCGCTCCGGGGTCGCCACCGCGGCGGTGGGCGCCGACGAAATGCCTTGCGGAGGATCATCGGCGGCATGTCCGTGGGGATGGTCCGCCTCAGCCTCGCCTGTCGGCGCCGCACGGTCAGCTTCCGACGCAATGTCGCCGTCCCGACGATCAGCATCATCAACGTGCTTGAGCGGGGCCTCGTCTCCACGGTCTGACTCACCCATACGGTGCACCTCCGCCGCAATCTCGTCTTCGTCGGGCGCCGATCCCATGCGTTCCAGCGCAAGGGATTTCCGCCAATCTTTGCCGAGGAGATCGGTCAACGAACTGTCCATTTCGTTCAGGAGCTGCTCCTGCAGGGGCGTGTCTGCGGCGCAGCGGTATACCTCGCGCGCAGCCTCGGCCATTGCCGCGCGAAGCTGATTCAACTCATCTAGATGCGGCTGATGGCGCCCAGTGATGTCCTTGACCTCATCCGCGAACACCGCGGAGATGTCTCTTGGTTGGATCACGCCATTCTGCAATAGAAGGGCTGCCGCCGTATGGCCACCAAAGACCGTGCACTGGCCCTGATGTCGTGCCAACCTCAAGTTCAAAGCGCCGCCATATGCGGCCAGACTGTCCTGCACCACGCGGGCTCTGCTCCGCAGGGAGTCTACAAACGCCGCCATGAAGACAGCAGTCTGTAGGTTGGAGTTTGAGCCGACACCGTCCATACGATGGCGGACCTGAGGATCCTCGGCCAGGCGAACCATTGCGGCCGCCACAACATCCGCTGTAGTCGCGTCGGAAGGAGTCTCAGACGCGTCTTCCGAATCACTCTTCGCCGGCATGACGCTGGTCTTCATGCCATGACCTGTCTTACCGGCCGCCTCCGCCTGCAACTTGCTGGCTTCCTGGTCTGCGGCCCTAGGTTGTGCGTGCACA
This region includes:
- a CDS encoding lytic transglycosylase domain-containing protein, which translates into the protein MIKQLTSSTLIALCLTVGGLAAISTPVVAQEAKGATARIALPARMPADCLKEATGRYQLRSDILLAIFKVESGGKAGVVGVNRNDTRDIGVGQLNTNSWAKYMVEKYGIPLDTLRNNMCQGIMSAAYALRSEMNRCIKGGFRDSDAVWCSVAVYHHGGALPVPTADTRIREIQKVYVRKVWAAYQRMVATGRFE
- a CDS encoding DNA primase, whose protein sequence is MAIIRNEGGARAPRIPDDVVDQVKLRADENIVDVIGEAVALRKAGNSYVGLCPFHSEKSPSFNVVPGKGFFFCHGCGAKGRAVEFQQQYFGMPFPDVIREFAGRFGIRIPADGSASRVPPQSPTGLRRPPAPVDQDVRPSVSSERRDSLSAVLGEALEFFRGPANHDRPMSASLRTWAETRCLTDESLARFEIGITSRGWQGLREAFGSRYDTDQRLLDADLVRETDDKTRRYDTFRDRVMFPVRDVDGTLVGFGGRRLQDDEKNERTPKYLNTGTTDIFHKGHLLYGLNLATQSIEDRGYALVVEGYMDVVVLAQWGFPNTVASLGTAFRGSHLNLLRGYTSEVVYLFDGDAAGERAMWRAVKESLPYADRVNFRFITLDGQDPDEWVRSVGPDAVHDAIVHAETLAPYFLRRVREMLAQDGAKATESTAPDTGQQRPGSFGHQDRTQEFKGLVSLIPQRSHLRQFLDREVDRILAPAPESKRTNAVEQSQLAELPAEKRLAIAAMLQPNLALQVRPALLALLPNGHPACGRIIDLYDRGIEQGRAHGQPARPPADLAWARVTLTHTPELLTELLAPTESPHQVDQTRTRDRSAPSQ
- a CDS encoding secretion/conjugation apparatus DotM-related subunit translates to MARGRGEKEQDSIAFWIVALCGIALVLGSTLWLVASNRIVFYTAPWFHLLGRPWGWLPFDYTQQVAFDLEAMYRLARRFPTRIGFIDWISYAHTALRPLSVVLTGWVLLIGARLFLRRTRSQNLQRKMSPELLVRELMHFTTDIAPIACIQKQLVQDKLKRWRRQVSPMEVLQRAKVNGVPAIEPGRRLNEERFSQYLASYTFIEVPGPGGKVERIRHSKYLGRQIVDLAVDARNADRAFVDRLSSVGKAMFALLAPGAFNGAEGRAEAEQVVRALNWSAYGTREGMARLDLPIVQEMFDRYRDHTSVKQLLQMHHWEYTFLFELQQLAGRSSKIGSWRYVWLRPMDRILFFVLDTHGRHTPHAESAVAVMGQHPFERLSLEEGFLPLCEVHDKDRERGEVGTKMPIIFVAEVVRGFKEEFDAWVNGVDDDHQDQMWKSKDVWTMARQTLEPEVVPLVPPPEAITEDSDFDHFAAEQLRIMQASEDQKIREALAEAGEPGAAPGAAKS
- a CDS encoding H-NS family nucleoid-associated regulatory protein, whose product is MATKTRPLSLEKVDKELAQLNAQRAKLIQTQQDAILHQIRMYVAKALECGISPKQLAEEVGAITRKKSQAADGKPRRGRRPLGITKGMRQSLSKRPVPMKYVSPEGQEWSGLGRAPAWIAPYEKEDRKQFLIASPPSTTAADS